A stretch of Prunus dulcis chromosome 6, ALMONDv2, whole genome shotgun sequence DNA encodes these proteins:
- the LOC117632012 gene encoding uncharacterized protein LOC117632012 isoform X2 produces the protein MEAQSQIEVTKLNKMLPPQPGAFEDREDLIKYVRDFGASQGYVVTIKKSRKDRRVILGCDRGGVYRNRRKIDESKRKRKASSRLINCPFEAIGKKEDDLWVLAIKNGDHNHDALKDMSEHPYSRRFTEEEVRQIKQMTEAGVKPRQVLKTLKQINPELQSTPRHLYNLKAKIRQGNLSEKSFKSWRPDRSALVSTSATTSGGSSEQNNQPLKVPNFIGGKFVDSQGCSIIDVVNPATQEVVSHVPLTTYEEFKAAVSSAKQAFPSWKNTPITTRQRIMFKLQELIRRDIDKLAMNITIEQGKTLKGAENDVLRGLEVVEHACGMATLQMGEFVPNASNGIDTYCIREPLGVCAGICPFNFPAMIPLWMFPIAVTCGNTFVLKPCENNPGASMILAALAKEAGLPNGVLNIVHGTHDVINYVCDDDDIKAVSLVGSNTAWMHIYARAVARGKRVQSNIGGKNHAIIMPDASMDATLNALVTAGFGAAGQRCMTLNTAVFVGGSRPWESEILEHVRALKVNVGTDPSADLGPVITKEVKDCICRLVQSSVESGARLLLDGRNVRVPGYENGNFIGPTILCDVTTNMDCFKEEIFGPVLLCMQAASLEEAISIINRNRYGNGASIFTTSGIAARKFQNEVEAGLVGINVPVPIPLPFSSFDGSKASFGKAGVQFYTQIKTVAQQWKDLPSLEVSLPLPPSSETDLTGRGVSSALPSTSERDSPSQRVSPDMHPESESDSPSHGAPLSITPTSEADLPNPGVLSVSPTAYRNLSSQGVPLVRPATSERDLSSAEISLATHPEPERDIPSQGVSMRPTQSSERMYMPQTSRWMEASILTPRRTENMSQTSHWMETSIPASQRTQNIPSSERNHVPTSQRNGNKALTSQRTDTSMALTSGRVYVPASHDKMVPISHRNDGISATSQRMDTTLHPVSERVYMLAGSQLNDSMGQTFQRNDTTMFSTSERLYMPETSHQHDHMGSTSQRTDITLHPTSERIYMSTASQRNDDLAVASQHADAVPSTSERLYMSPLVQRNPGMSPTSERLYIPGAPQRMFPQNSMVSMDEFPSQGASLTLPTSQRI, from the exons ATGGAAGCTCAGAGTCAAATTGAGGTTACAAAGCTGAACAAGATGCTTCCTCCACAACCGGGTGCATTTGAAGATCGTGAAGATCTCATCAAATATGTTCGTGATTTTGGTGCTAGTCAAGGATATGTGGTGACCATCAAGAAGTCGAGGAAAGACAGAAGAGTCATACTTGGTTGTGATAGAGGAGGTGTTTATCGCAATAGGCGTAAAATTGATGAAAGCAAGCGCAAAAGGAAAGCAAGTTCACGCCTTATAAATTGTCCTTTTGAAGCCATTGGGAAAAAGGAAGATGATTTATGGGTACTTGCAATAAAAAATGGGGATCACAACCATGATGCGTTAAAGGACATGTCAGAGCATCCATATAGTCGTCGTTTCACTGAGGAAGAGGTCAGACAAATCAAGCAAATGACTGAAGCTGGTGTGAAACCACGTCAAGTTCTTAAGACTCTCAAGCAAATCAATCCTGAACTGCAGTCAACACCAAGGCATTTGTATAACCTCAAAGCCAAGATCCGTCAAGGAAATCTATCAG AAAAAAGTTTCAAGTCATGGAGACCTGACAGATCTGCTCTGGTGAGTACAAGTGCTACTACCAGTGGGGGGTCATCAGAACAAAACAACCAACCG CTGAAGGTTCCTAATTTTATTGGAGGGAAATTTGTTGATTCTCAAGGGTGTTCAATCATTGATGTAGTAAATCCT GCGACACAAGAGGTTGTTTCTCATGTTCCTTTAACTACCTATGAAGAGTTCAAAGCTGCAGTTAGTTCAGCCAAGCAGGCTTTTCCGTCATGGAAAAACACTCCTATTACCACTCGTCAACGTATCATGTTTAAGCTCCAGGAGCTCATTCGGAGAGATATC GACAAGCTTGCAATGAATATCACCATAGAACAGGGTAAGACGTTGAAGGGTGCCGAGAATGATGTGCTCCGTGGCTTAG aGGTGGTTGAACATGCTTGTGGGATGGCAACTCTACAAATGGGGGAGTTTGTTCCTAATGCATCCAATGGTATTGATACATACTGCATTAGGGAACCACTAGGTGTTTGTGCCGGGATATGCCCTTTCAACTTTCCAGCAATGATTCCCTTGTGG ATGTTCCCAATTGCAGTTACATGTGGCAATACATTTGTTCTTAAGCCATGTGAAAATAATCCAG gGGCTTCAATGATACTTGCAGCACTTGCAAAGGAGGCTGGTTTACCCAATGGTGTCTTAAATATTGTTCATGGCACCCAT GACGTTATTAATTATGtatgtgatgatgatgacatAAAAGCTGTATCACTTGTTGGCTCAAATACG GCTTGGATGCACATATATGCGAGGGCAGTTGCTAGGGGAAAACGTGTTCAG TCTAATATAGGAGGAAAAAATCATGCAATCATCATGCCTGATGCTAGCATGGATGCTACCTTGAATGCTCTGGTTACTGCTGGCTTTGGTGCTGCAGGACAAAGGTGTATGACTCTGAATACAGCTGTTTTTGTTGGAGGTTCAAGGCCATG GGAAAGCGAAATTTTGGAGCATGTCAGAGCCCTTAAAGTGAATGTAGGAACAGATCCCAGTGCAGACCTTGGCCCAGTTATTACAAAAGAG GTGAAGGATTGCATTTGCAGATTAGTTCAGAGCAGTGTTGAAAGTGGTGCTAGACTTCTGCTTGATGGGAGAAATGTTAGG GTTCCAGGATATGAGAATGGAAATTTTATAGGTCCTACAATCTTATGTGATGTTACAACCAACATGGATTGCTTTAAG GAAGAAATTTTTGGACCAGTTCTTCTTTGCATGCAg GCTGCCAGCCTAGAAGAGGCCATATCAATTATAAACAGAAACAG GTATGGTAATGGAGCTTCCATATTCACAACATCCGGCATTGCTGCAAGGAAGTTCCAGAATGAAGTTGAGGCAGGGCTG GTTGGAATCAATGTCCCTGTTCCAATTCCATTGccattttcttcatttgatgGATCTAAGGCATCTTTTG GTAAGGCAGGCGTGCAATTTTACACCCAGATCAAGACGGTTGCGCAGCAGTGGAAGGATTTACCTAGCTTAGAAGTGTCGCTACCTCTGCCTCCATCATCTGAGACAGATCTGACCGGTAGAGGCGTGTCTTCGGCTTTGCCTTCAACATCTGAGAGAGATTCACCTAGCCAAAGAGTGTCACCAGACATGCACCCAGAATCTGAGAGTGATTCACCAAGTCATGGAGCTCCACTGTCCATCACTCCCACGTCTGAGGCAGATCTACCGAACCCAGGAGTCTTATCCGTGTCTCCAACTGCTTATAGGAATTTGTCTAGTCAAGGAGTGCCCCTTGTCAGGCCAGCAACATCTGAGAGAGATCTATCCAGTGCAGAGATCTCACTAGCTACGCATCCAGAACCAGAAAGAGATATACCAAGTCAAGGTGTGTCAATGAGACCGACCCAGAGTTCAGAGAGGATGTATATGCCTCAAACATCTCGTTGGATGGAAGCGTCAATACTAACACCTAGAAGGACTGAGAATATGTCTCAAACTTCTCATTGGATGGAAACCTCAATACCAGCATCTCAAAGGACTCAAAATATTCCAAGTTCTGAAAGGAATCATGTGCCTACATCTCAGAGGAATGGCAACAAGGCACTGACATCTCAAAGGACTGATACTTCTATGGCATTGACCTCTGGGAGGGTATATGTGCCTGCCTCTCATGACAAAATGGTTCCGATATCACACAGAAATGACGGGATAAGTGCAACATCTCAAAGAATGGATACAACACTACATCCAGTTTCGGAGAGGGTATACATGCTGGCAGGATCTCAGCTGAATGACAGTATGGGCCAAACATTTCAAAGGAATGACACCACCATGTTTTCAACATCTGAGAGGCTATACATGCCTGAAACATCTCATCAGCATGACCACATGGGTTCAACATCTCAGAGAACTGATATTACTCTACATCCAACTTCGGAGAGGATATACATGTCCACAGCATCTCAAAGGAATGACGACTTGGCTGTGGCCTCTCAACATGCCGATGCTGTTCCTTCCACCTCGGAAAGATTGTATATGTCTCCATTGGTTCAGAGAAATCCTGGTATGTCACCAACATCCGAGAGATTATATATTCCGGGTGCACCTCAGAGGATGTTCCCTCAAAACTCGATGGTTTCGATGGATGAATTTCCCAGTCAAGGAGCATCACTGACTTTACCGACCTCTCAGAGGATATAG
- the LOC117632012 gene encoding uncharacterized protein LOC117632012 isoform X1 produces MEAQSQIEVTKLNKMLPPQPGAFEDREDLIKYVRDFGASQGYVVTIKKSRKDRRVILGCDRGGVYRNRRKIDESKRKRKASSRLINCPFEAIGKKEDDLWVLAIKNGDHNHDALKDMSEHPYSRRFTEEEVRQIKQMTEAGVKPRQVLKTLKQINPELQSTPRHLYNLKAKIRQGNLSEKSFKSWRPDRSALVSTSATTSGGSSEQNNQPLKVPNFIGGKFVDSQGCSIIDVVNPATQEVVSHVPLTTYEEFKAAVSSAKQAFPSWKNTPITTRQRIMFKLQELIRRDIDKLAMNITIEQGKTLKGAENDVLRGLEVVEHACGMATLQMGEFVPNASNGIDTYCIREPLGVCAGICPFNFPAMIPLWMFPIAVTCGNTFVLKPCENNPGASMILAALAKEAGLPNGVLNIVHGTHDVINYVCDDDDIKAVSLVGSNTAWMHIYARAVARGKRVQSNIGGKNHAIIMPDASMDATLNALVTAGFGAAGQRCMTLNTAVFVGGSRPWESEILEHVRALKVNVGTDPSADLGPVITKEVKDCICRLVQSSVESGARLLLDGRNVRVPGYENGNFIGPTILCDVTTNMDCFKEEIFGPVLLCMQAASLEEAISIINRNRYGNGASIFTTSGIAARKFQNEVEAGLVGINVPVPIPLPFSSFDGSKASFGSDLNFCGKAGVQFYTQIKTVAQQWKDLPSLEVSLPLPPSSETDLTGRGVSSALPSTSERDSPSQRVSPDMHPESESDSPSHGAPLSITPTSEADLPNPGVLSVSPTAYRNLSSQGVPLVRPATSERDLSSAEISLATHPEPERDIPSQGVSMRPTQSSERMYMPQTSRWMEASILTPRRTENMSQTSHWMETSIPASQRTQNIPSSERNHVPTSQRNGNKALTSQRTDTSMALTSGRVYVPASHDKMVPISHRNDGISATSQRMDTTLHPVSERVYMLAGSQLNDSMGQTFQRNDTTMFSTSERLYMPETSHQHDHMGSTSQRTDITLHPTSERIYMSTASQRNDDLAVASQHADAVPSTSERLYMSPLVQRNPGMSPTSERLYIPGAPQRMFPQNSMVSMDEFPSQGASLTLPTSQRI; encoded by the exons ATGGAAGCTCAGAGTCAAATTGAGGTTACAAAGCTGAACAAGATGCTTCCTCCACAACCGGGTGCATTTGAAGATCGTGAAGATCTCATCAAATATGTTCGTGATTTTGGTGCTAGTCAAGGATATGTGGTGACCATCAAGAAGTCGAGGAAAGACAGAAGAGTCATACTTGGTTGTGATAGAGGAGGTGTTTATCGCAATAGGCGTAAAATTGATGAAAGCAAGCGCAAAAGGAAAGCAAGTTCACGCCTTATAAATTGTCCTTTTGAAGCCATTGGGAAAAAGGAAGATGATTTATGGGTACTTGCAATAAAAAATGGGGATCACAACCATGATGCGTTAAAGGACATGTCAGAGCATCCATATAGTCGTCGTTTCACTGAGGAAGAGGTCAGACAAATCAAGCAAATGACTGAAGCTGGTGTGAAACCACGTCAAGTTCTTAAGACTCTCAAGCAAATCAATCCTGAACTGCAGTCAACACCAAGGCATTTGTATAACCTCAAAGCCAAGATCCGTCAAGGAAATCTATCAG AAAAAAGTTTCAAGTCATGGAGACCTGACAGATCTGCTCTGGTGAGTACAAGTGCTACTACCAGTGGGGGGTCATCAGAACAAAACAACCAACCG CTGAAGGTTCCTAATTTTATTGGAGGGAAATTTGTTGATTCTCAAGGGTGTTCAATCATTGATGTAGTAAATCCT GCGACACAAGAGGTTGTTTCTCATGTTCCTTTAACTACCTATGAAGAGTTCAAAGCTGCAGTTAGTTCAGCCAAGCAGGCTTTTCCGTCATGGAAAAACACTCCTATTACCACTCGTCAACGTATCATGTTTAAGCTCCAGGAGCTCATTCGGAGAGATATC GACAAGCTTGCAATGAATATCACCATAGAACAGGGTAAGACGTTGAAGGGTGCCGAGAATGATGTGCTCCGTGGCTTAG aGGTGGTTGAACATGCTTGTGGGATGGCAACTCTACAAATGGGGGAGTTTGTTCCTAATGCATCCAATGGTATTGATACATACTGCATTAGGGAACCACTAGGTGTTTGTGCCGGGATATGCCCTTTCAACTTTCCAGCAATGATTCCCTTGTGG ATGTTCCCAATTGCAGTTACATGTGGCAATACATTTGTTCTTAAGCCATGTGAAAATAATCCAG gGGCTTCAATGATACTTGCAGCACTTGCAAAGGAGGCTGGTTTACCCAATGGTGTCTTAAATATTGTTCATGGCACCCAT GACGTTATTAATTATGtatgtgatgatgatgacatAAAAGCTGTATCACTTGTTGGCTCAAATACG GCTTGGATGCACATATATGCGAGGGCAGTTGCTAGGGGAAAACGTGTTCAG TCTAATATAGGAGGAAAAAATCATGCAATCATCATGCCTGATGCTAGCATGGATGCTACCTTGAATGCTCTGGTTACTGCTGGCTTTGGTGCTGCAGGACAAAGGTGTATGACTCTGAATACAGCTGTTTTTGTTGGAGGTTCAAGGCCATG GGAAAGCGAAATTTTGGAGCATGTCAGAGCCCTTAAAGTGAATGTAGGAACAGATCCCAGTGCAGACCTTGGCCCAGTTATTACAAAAGAG GTGAAGGATTGCATTTGCAGATTAGTTCAGAGCAGTGTTGAAAGTGGTGCTAGACTTCTGCTTGATGGGAGAAATGTTAGG GTTCCAGGATATGAGAATGGAAATTTTATAGGTCCTACAATCTTATGTGATGTTACAACCAACATGGATTGCTTTAAG GAAGAAATTTTTGGACCAGTTCTTCTTTGCATGCAg GCTGCCAGCCTAGAAGAGGCCATATCAATTATAAACAGAAACAG GTATGGTAATGGAGCTTCCATATTCACAACATCCGGCATTGCTGCAAGGAAGTTCCAGAATGAAGTTGAGGCAGGGCTG GTTGGAATCAATGTCCCTGTTCCAATTCCATTGccattttcttcatttgatgGATCTAAGGCATCTTTTGGTAGCGATCTCAATTTTTGTG GTAAGGCAGGCGTGCAATTTTACACCCAGATCAAGACGGTTGCGCAGCAGTGGAAGGATTTACCTAGCTTAGAAGTGTCGCTACCTCTGCCTCCATCATCTGAGACAGATCTGACCGGTAGAGGCGTGTCTTCGGCTTTGCCTTCAACATCTGAGAGAGATTCACCTAGCCAAAGAGTGTCACCAGACATGCACCCAGAATCTGAGAGTGATTCACCAAGTCATGGAGCTCCACTGTCCATCACTCCCACGTCTGAGGCAGATCTACCGAACCCAGGAGTCTTATCCGTGTCTCCAACTGCTTATAGGAATTTGTCTAGTCAAGGAGTGCCCCTTGTCAGGCCAGCAACATCTGAGAGAGATCTATCCAGTGCAGAGATCTCACTAGCTACGCATCCAGAACCAGAAAGAGATATACCAAGTCAAGGTGTGTCAATGAGACCGACCCAGAGTTCAGAGAGGATGTATATGCCTCAAACATCTCGTTGGATGGAAGCGTCAATACTAACACCTAGAAGGACTGAGAATATGTCTCAAACTTCTCATTGGATGGAAACCTCAATACCAGCATCTCAAAGGACTCAAAATATTCCAAGTTCTGAAAGGAATCATGTGCCTACATCTCAGAGGAATGGCAACAAGGCACTGACATCTCAAAGGACTGATACTTCTATGGCATTGACCTCTGGGAGGGTATATGTGCCTGCCTCTCATGACAAAATGGTTCCGATATCACACAGAAATGACGGGATAAGTGCAACATCTCAAAGAATGGATACAACACTACATCCAGTTTCGGAGAGGGTATACATGCTGGCAGGATCTCAGCTGAATGACAGTATGGGCCAAACATTTCAAAGGAATGACACCACCATGTTTTCAACATCTGAGAGGCTATACATGCCTGAAACATCTCATCAGCATGACCACATGGGTTCAACATCTCAGAGAACTGATATTACTCTACATCCAACTTCGGAGAGGATATACATGTCCACAGCATCTCAAAGGAATGACGACTTGGCTGTGGCCTCTCAACATGCCGATGCTGTTCCTTCCACCTCGGAAAGATTGTATATGTCTCCATTGGTTCAGAGAAATCCTGGTATGTCACCAACATCCGAGAGATTATATATTCCGGGTGCACCTCAGAGGATGTTCCCTCAAAACTCGATGGTTTCGATGGATGAATTTCCCAGTCAAGGAGCATCACTGACTTTACCGACCTCTCAGAGGATATAG